Proteins from a single region of Anastrepha ludens isolate Willacy chromosome 5, idAnaLude1.1, whole genome shotgun sequence:
- the LOC128865411 gene encoding uncharacterized protein LOC128865411 isoform X1, whose amino-acid sequence MAEKVDQSQATQQLNNQQNDARKIRKSPEFQPMANITPGAILRERSFVRTSNQQNINKRRSLAFNVQTAANQHGQIRGKPAIDIYRPPNVRNDGATSPAVLNKLNIHAQEFSMGGTNATRTTPPRGDTFRAGDTRSSAVIYPATSSPQGLIPQSKSSVALHQQMQYMAATNAMANRRQAGLSLGSMPMSNNSMGNKMHHVGGHRPILVTHSHPMAMNRFSGGVSQQIPLINSPSSGNIVHQTANTNRVKFANEPQKHHSHKNGQHHLMHDYQQQQQQLNAMSQYAAANGISTDSYINVSPLQRSKSLSSADALTRGIAGLGLALGNEVTDIGQFTPEIQALIDTALEDPNKLNSRALMELTSHFIKRAVEGRRYALPISRLCLNIIAKEQKETFLEALLNTCRQWYQEREKLLYSIQGMKSPSRLRFTAFMAFLTEMFCQLKRRQLQLRTQCEGAPPPLVLLTLLSKCCEDCVMPPVRSLSEIECLFYVLTCIGQDMEVQLPQQLELLLSLVRDAFLNASDAAPAIRRTLLQLIELQASHWQLPGNTVLYYYPSAK is encoded by the exons atggCCGAAAAAGTGGATCAATCACAAGCGACACAACAGCTCAACAATCAACAAAATGATGCTCGTAAAATACGAAAATCTCCAGAATTTCAGCCAATGGCAAATATAACACCAGGCGCCATACTCAGAGAACGCAGCTTTGTGCGCACCTCTAATCAACAG AATATCAACAAAAGGCGCAGTCTCGCTTTCAATGTACAAACTGCTGCGAATCAGCACGGACAAATACGTGGAAAACCCGCTATAGACATTTATAGACCACCga ATGTTCGCAACGATGGCGCCACTTCGCCGGCGGTCTTGAACAAGTTAAACATTCATGCCCAGGAATTCTCGATGGGTGGCACGAACGCAACACGCACTACACCTCCACGAGGAGATACATTTAGGGCCGGAGATACTCG TTCGTCGGCGGTCATCTACCCAGCGACATCATCACCTCAGGGTTTGATCCCGCAATCAAAATCATCGGTGGCACTGCATCAGCAAATGCAATATATGGCCGCCACAAATGCAATGGCTAATCGTCGACAGGCTGGATTATCGCTCGGCAGCATGCCCATGTCAAATAATTCAATGGGCAACAAAATGCATCACGTCGGCGGTCATCGACCCATTCTGGTTACACATTCTCACCCGATGGCCATGAACCGTTTCTCGGGCGGTGTATCGCAACAGATTCCACTGATTAATTCCCCATCCAGTGGCAATatagtgcat CAAACCGCCAATACGAATCGGGTGAAATTCGCCAATGAGCCACAGAAGCATCACAGCCATAAAAATGGACAACATCACCTTATGCATGACtatcaacagcagcaacaacaattaaatgCCATGTCACAGTATGCCGCAGCGAATGGCATAAGTACAGATTCATATATAAATGTTAGCCCCCTGCAACGTTCCAAATCATTGTCTTCTGCTGACGCGTTAACACGTGGCATAGCTGGTCTGGGTTTGGCTTTAGGGAATGAGGTCACCGACATCGGGCAATTCACGCCCGAGATACAGGCACTTATCGATACAGCTTTGGAGGATCCGAACAAGTTGAACTCACGTGCGCTTATGGAACTGACGTCACACTTCATTAAACGAGCTGTTGAGGGCCGGCGCTATGCGTTGCCCATTTCTCGACTATGCCTTAATATTATAGCTAAAGAGCAGAAAGAAACCTTCTTGGAAGCGTTATTGAATACATGTCGACAGTGGTACCAGGAGCGTGAAAAG TTACTGTACTCCATACAAGGCATGAAATCACCTTCCCGTTTGCGCTTTACCGCCTTCATGGCCTTTCTTACCGAAATGTTCTGCCAGTTGAAACGTCGCCAGTTGCAACTGCGCACTCAATGTGAAGGGGCACCACCGCCATTGGTTCTGCTGACGTTGCTCTCCAAATGCTGCGAAGACTGTGTTATGCCACCTGTACGCTCGCTATCTGAG atCGAATGCCTTTTTTATGTGCTCACCTGCATCGGTCAAGATATGGAAGTACAGCTGCCACAACAGTTGGAGTTGTTGTTGTCGCTGGTGCGTGATGCTTTCTTGAATGCAAGTGACGCTGCACCAGCCATCCGTCGCACTTTATTGCAATTAATTGAACTGCAGGCATCACATTGGCAATTGCCCGGAAACACTGTCTTATATTACTATCCATCAGCTAAGTAG
- the LOC128865411 gene encoding uncharacterized protein LOC128865411 isoform X2, translating to MAEKVDQSQATQQLNNQQNDARKIRKSPEFQPMANITPGAILRERSFVRTSNQQNINKRRSLAFNVQTAANQHGQIRGKPAIDIYRPPKLNFNLQHSSSSSAVIYPATSSPQGLIPQSKSSVALHQQMQYMAATNAMANRRQAGLSLGSMPMSNNSMGNKMHHVGGHRPILVTHSHPMAMNRFSGGVSQQIPLINSPSSGNIVHQTANTNRVKFANEPQKHHSHKNGQHHLMHDYQQQQQQLNAMSQYAAANGISTDSYINVSPLQRSKSLSSADALTRGIAGLGLALGNEVTDIGQFTPEIQALIDTALEDPNKLNSRALMELTSHFIKRAVEGRRYALPISRLCLNIIAKEQKETFLEALLNTCRQWYQEREKLLYSIQGMKSPSRLRFTAFMAFLTEMFCQLKRRQLQLRTQCEGAPPPLVLLTLLSKCCEDCVMPPVRSLSEIECLFYVLTCIGQDMEVQLPQQLELLLSLVRDAFLNASDAAPAIRRTLLQLIELQASHWQLPGNTVLYYYPSAK from the exons atggCCGAAAAAGTGGATCAATCACAAGCGACACAACAGCTCAACAATCAACAAAATGATGCTCGTAAAATACGAAAATCTCCAGAATTTCAGCCAATGGCAAATATAACACCAGGCGCCATACTCAGAGAACGCAGCTTTGTGCGCACCTCTAATCAACAG AATATCAACAAAAGGCGCAGTCTCGCTTTCAATGTACAAACTGCTGCGAATCAGCACGGACAAATACGTGGAAAACCCGCTATAGACATTTATAGACCACCga AACTTAACTTCAACCTACAACATTCTTCTAGTTCGTCGGCGGTCATCTACCCAGCGACATCATCACCTCAGGGTTTGATCCCGCAATCAAAATCATCGGTGGCACTGCATCAGCAAATGCAATATATGGCCGCCACAAATGCAATGGCTAATCGTCGACAGGCTGGATTATCGCTCGGCAGCATGCCCATGTCAAATAATTCAATGGGCAACAAAATGCATCACGTCGGCGGTCATCGACCCATTCTGGTTACACATTCTCACCCGATGGCCATGAACCGTTTCTCGGGCGGTGTATCGCAACAGATTCCACTGATTAATTCCCCATCCAGTGGCAATatagtgcat CAAACCGCCAATACGAATCGGGTGAAATTCGCCAATGAGCCACAGAAGCATCACAGCCATAAAAATGGACAACATCACCTTATGCATGACtatcaacagcagcaacaacaattaaatgCCATGTCACAGTATGCCGCAGCGAATGGCATAAGTACAGATTCATATATAAATGTTAGCCCCCTGCAACGTTCCAAATCATTGTCTTCTGCTGACGCGTTAACACGTGGCATAGCTGGTCTGGGTTTGGCTTTAGGGAATGAGGTCACCGACATCGGGCAATTCACGCCCGAGATACAGGCACTTATCGATACAGCTTTGGAGGATCCGAACAAGTTGAACTCACGTGCGCTTATGGAACTGACGTCACACTTCATTAAACGAGCTGTTGAGGGCCGGCGCTATGCGTTGCCCATTTCTCGACTATGCCTTAATATTATAGCTAAAGAGCAGAAAGAAACCTTCTTGGAAGCGTTATTGAATACATGTCGACAGTGGTACCAGGAGCGTGAAAAG TTACTGTACTCCATACAAGGCATGAAATCACCTTCCCGTTTGCGCTTTACCGCCTTCATGGCCTTTCTTACCGAAATGTTCTGCCAGTTGAAACGTCGCCAGTTGCAACTGCGCACTCAATGTGAAGGGGCACCACCGCCATTGGTTCTGCTGACGTTGCTCTCCAAATGCTGCGAAGACTGTGTTATGCCACCTGTACGCTCGCTATCTGAG atCGAATGCCTTTTTTATGTGCTCACCTGCATCGGTCAAGATATGGAAGTACAGCTGCCACAACAGTTGGAGTTGTTGTTGTCGCTGGTGCGTGATGCTTTCTTGAATGCAAGTGACGCTGCACCAGCCATCCGTCGCACTTTATTGCAATTAATTGAACTGCAGGCATCACATTGGCAATTGCCCGGAAACACTGTCTTATATTACTATCCATCAGCTAAGTAG